In the Clostridia bacterium genome, TCGGCCGAGGGAGGCGCCCGACGTTCCGGTCTGTTGTCTGTTCGTTTCAGCGAACGGCTTAATTCTTCGCTATTTCTTCACCGGAAGCAGCATACGCGTCTGCTCCTTGTACTCCGCGAAGCCCTCTTTCTTCGCCTGCCTGCCGTCCGCCATCGGGATGCTGACGAGCAGGAAAAGCGCGGTGTTCGCGGCGGCGCCGAGCAGCAGCCACCAGTTCGTGTATACGGCGAAGACGGAAAGCGCGATACCCCACCACATCAGCAGCTCGCCGAGGTAGTTCGGGTGGCGCGAATACTTCCACAGTCCGCGGCGGCAGAAGGGCGCGTCGCGCTCCGCGCGGTAGCCGCGCATCTGGATATCCGCTATCCCCTGCAGCGCCGCCGCGCCGAAGCAGACGCAGACCGCCGCGACGCTCCAGAAGTTCGCCTCCGCGCCGTCGCGTATCGCGGTCGCGGCGGGCAGGACGCAGCCGTAGACGACCAGCGTCGGCACCATGTGTATGCCGACGAAGTTTATTATCGGATAAAACCGCCCCGTCTTTTCGCGGAGCATGACGTAGCGCCAGTCCTCGCGCTCGAGCGAGCCGAAGTTCAGCGCCCAGTTCCAGGTCAGGCGCAGACCCCAGACGCAGACCGCCAGAAGCAGCAGCGCCGAAAGCAGCGTCAGCCGCCGCGGGAACGCGTACGCGGCGCATATCACTATCGGCTGAACGCTCCAGTAGGGATCGTAGACCGAGGCGTTCTTCAGCAGAACGCTGAAAGCGAAGGTAACGACCGTCGCCGCGGCGTCCGCGGCCAGCAGCTTCACGCGCCAGTCGGCGTCGAACGCGCCGTAGACCGCGAAGCCGACCGCGCCGGCGATAACGTATATGAGCGCGACGGCGATGAAGCTCGCCGCGGGCGATGATTTGAGCTTTTTCATAAGCCGACCTCCTTGACCGGGGGCGTTTTTTTGTCATTCCGAGGAGCCGGTGGCGAGGAATCCCCCGGGCGAACGCGGGGCGTTCGCAGTGATATTGACGCTTCGCGTCAGTGATATTATCGCTCCGCGATAGTGATATTGCGGCTTCGCCGCAGTGATATTGACGCTGCGCGTCAGTTAAGGAGCAAATTGCCTGCGGCAATTTGAAT is a window encoding:
- a CDS encoding DUF1295 domain-containing protein, whose translation is MKKLKSSPAASFIAVALIYVIAGAVGFAVYGAFDADWRVKLLAADAAATVVTFAFSVLLKNASVYDPYWSVQPIVICAAYAFPRRLTLLSALLLLAVCVWGLRLTWNWALNFGSLEREDWRYVMLREKTGRFYPIINFVGIHMVPTLVVYGCVLPAATAIRDGAEANFWSVAAVCVCFGAAALQGIADIQMRGYRAERDAPFCRRGLWKYSRHPNYLGELLMWWGIALSVFAVYTNWWLLLGAAANTALFLLVSIPMADGRQAKKEGFAEYKEQTRMLLPVKK